A part of Myxococcales bacterium genomic DNA contains:
- the ppsA gene encoding phosphoenolpyruvate synthase — protein MEQVIKWFDQLSNNDIALVGGKNASLGEMISQPKSASIPVPFGFALTTDAYLKFLEKNNIGKIIYEKLDELDPSNLKELAECSLEIKTLIKKYDFDEETVAFIKAAYKKLLNGKENMRVAVRSSASAEDLPHASFAGQQDTYLHVASFAELIKRIKDVYASLFGERAIAYRAHQNFDHRSAHISVGVQRMVNSDEGVSGVMFSIDPESGFRDGVFINASYGLGESVVSGAVNPDEFMIYKPAIKNNSLVVLNRKLGSKASKLVFDGEHSLKKIDVEQNLSNKFCLNHEDLKKLASMAVIIEDHYQRPMDIEWAKDGVSGELFILQARPETVHSNQSTAVQQSYFLKSSGPIIAEGRAVGKRIGQGKARVLKTIGDAKDFMIGEVLVTDMTDPNWEPVMQKASAIVTDRGGRTCHAAIIARELGIAAVVGCDSATKTIKNESDVTVSCAEGDTGYVYQGLLEIGQKNTQLSSNIHPPVPLMLIAANPQKALSYHSLPHHGIGLARLEFIIATMIGIHPNALIQYKNMPLEIKNTIDVRTRDFATPKDFYVATLAQGITSLAAVAFPYPAIVRLSDFKTNEYEELLGGNLFEAKENNPMLGFRGAARYLSEQFSHAFELECEAIKQSRAQGFKNIQVMVPFVRTINEARSIIEVLAKNGISSGPDLKIIMMCEVPSNVVMADEFLQFFDGFSIGSNDLTQLCLGVDRDSHILANSFCESDPAMLRMLSKAIDACKKVNKYVGICGQGPSDNIDFARWLIQQGIDTISLNPDTIADVHQALSDL, from the coding sequence ATGGAACAGGTAATCAAGTGGTTTGATCAATTGTCCAACAATGACATTGCGCTAGTTGGTGGCAAAAATGCTTCGTTGGGAGAAATGATTTCTCAACCAAAAAGTGCCTCGATCCCAGTGCCATTTGGTTTTGCATTGACTACCGATGCCTATCTAAAATTCTTAGAAAAAAATAATATTGGAAAAATTATTTATGAAAAACTCGATGAGCTCGATCCGAGCAATTTAAAAGAATTGGCCGAATGTTCTTTAGAAATAAAAACTCTCATAAAAAAGTATGATTTTGATGAAGAAACTGTTGCTTTTATAAAAGCCGCTTACAAAAAATTGCTCAACGGAAAAGAAAATATGAGAGTGGCTGTGCGTTCCAGTGCATCAGCCGAAGATCTTCCTCATGCATCTTTTGCTGGGCAACAAGATACCTATCTGCACGTAGCAAGTTTTGCTGAATTGATAAAACGTATCAAGGATGTGTATGCATCGCTTTTTGGGGAAAGAGCCATAGCCTATCGTGCTCATCAAAATTTTGATCACCGATCAGCTCACATATCGGTTGGCGTTCAGCGCATGGTCAACAGCGATGAGGGAGTGAGCGGCGTGATGTTTAGCATTGATCCAGAAAGTGGTTTTCGTGATGGTGTTTTTATTAATGCGAGCTATGGCTTGGGCGAGAGCGTGGTATCTGGAGCGGTAAACCCAGATGAATTTATGATCTACAAGCCTGCTATTAAAAATAATTCATTAGTAGTGCTCAACCGGAAACTAGGCTCCAAAGCGAGTAAGCTTGTTTTTGATGGTGAGCACTCCCTCAAAAAAATAGATGTCGAACAAAATTTATCCAATAAATTCTGTCTGAACCATGAGGATCTCAAAAAATTAGCGAGCATGGCTGTCATTATTGAGGATCATTACCAGCGTCCGATGGATATTGAATGGGCCAAAGATGGAGTGAGTGGTGAATTGTTTATTCTTCAGGCTCGCCCAGAAACTGTTCACAGCAACCAAAGTACAGCAGTGCAGCAAAGTTATTTTTTAAAAAGCTCAGGCCCAATTATTGCTGAAGGCCGTGCGGTGGGTAAACGCATTGGTCAGGGAAAAGCCCGTGTGCTGAAAACTATCGGTGATGCCAAAGATTTTATGATAGGTGAGGTGTTGGTGACAGATATGACCGATCCAAATTGGGAGCCGGTGATGCAAAAGGCTTCTGCCATTGTCACCGATCGCGGAGGACGCACCTGCCATGCGGCAATTATTGCTCGCGAGTTAGGAATCGCTGCGGTGGTTGGGTGCGATAGTGCTACCAAGACTATTAAAAATGAGAGCGATGTCACAGTATCGTGTGCTGAGGGTGATACTGGTTATGTCTACCAAGGTTTGCTTGAGATTGGCCAAAAAAATACTCAGCTTTCATCAAATATTCATCCGCCTGTACCACTGATGCTTATTGCTGCGAATCCGCAAAAAGCACTGAGCTATCATAGCCTGCCACACCATGGCATTGGTCTTGCGCGTTTAGAATTTATTATTGCCACAATGATCGGTATTCATCCCAATGCCTTGATTCAATACAAAAATATGCCTTTGGAAATCAAAAATACTATTGATGTACGCACCAGAGATTTTGCGACACCAAAAGATTTTTATGTTGCAACACTTGCTCAAGGAATCACGAGCCTTGCGGCAGTAGCCTTTCCTTATCCAGCTATTGTGCGTCTAAGTGATTTTAAAACCAATGAATACGAGGAGTTGCTCGGTGGAAATTTGTTTGAAGCTAAGGAAAATAATCCCATGCTTGGTTTTAGGGGAGCTGCGCGCTACCTTTCTGAGCAATTTTCACATGCCTTTGAACTCGAGTGCGAAGCTATAAAGCAATCTCGTGCTCAGGGATTTAAAAACATTCAGGTTATGGTTCCTTTTGTGAGGACCATAAATGAAGCTCGCAGCATAATTGAAGTCCTTGCAAAAAATGGCATTAGCTCAGGGCCCGATCTCAAAATAATTATGATGTGCGAGGTTCCCAGCAACGTAGTGATGGCTGATGAATTTCTGCAATTTTTTGATGGTTTTTCTATTGGTTCAAACGATTTGACGCAGCTATGTCTTGGAGTTGATAGAGATTCACATATTCTTGCCAACAGTTTTTGCGAAAGTGATCCTGCGATGCTTAGGATGCTATCAAAGGCCATCGATGCGTGTAAAAAAGTAAACAAGTATGTGGGTATCTGTGGTCAAGGGCCGAGTGATAATATTGATTTTGCTCGTTGGCTTATACAACAAGGGATCGATACTATTTCCCTCAACCCCGATACTATTGCTGATGTGCATCAGGCTCTGAGCGATCTCTAA
- the ppsR gene encoding pyruvate, phosphate dikinase/phosphoenolpyruvate synthase regulator, with protein MTRCVFFVSDSTAITSKGLGTSLLSQFDINFKEHLRPYINTKNKIFELLNDIKRAHQESGEPPIVFASMMDDELMQQLSAGFSGVIDIFRPFMPKLELLIDKKSSKQVGQAHKVGNEHLYQKRVAAIDFSLATDDGLKTKDYNQADLILLGVSRSGKTPTALYLALNFGLKVANYPFTSEDFPVFSLSKDHLNNKKKLVGLIISPQRLLNIRRSRYSIGNYADPQIIEKELNALKSLFEKESIPFVDTTTRSVEEIAARIMAILQE; from the coding sequence ATGACTCGCTGTGTTTTTTTTGTTTCTGACTCCACTGCTATAACCTCTAAGGGCCTTGGCACAAGCCTCTTATCTCAATTTGATATCAATTTCAAAGAACACTTAAGGCCCTATATAAACACAAAAAATAAAATTTTCGAATTATTAAATGATATAAAACGTGCTCATCAGGAAAGTGGTGAGCCACCAATAGTTTTTGCATCTATGATGGATGACGAGCTTATGCAACAATTATCTGCAGGTTTTTCGGGCGTAATCGATATATTCAGACCATTTATGCCAAAACTCGAACTCTTAATCGATAAAAAATCATCTAAACAAGTTGGCCAAGCTCACAAAGTTGGCAATGAACACCTCTATCAAAAACGTGTAGCCGCTATCGATTTTAGTCTTGCTACTGATGACGGCCTAAAAACCAAAGACTATAACCAAGCAGATTTAATTTTACTTGGCGTTTCTCGCAGCGGCAAAACTCCAACAGCGCTTTACCTGGCCCTCAATTTTGGTTTAAAGGTTGCCAACTACCCCTTTACCTCAGAAGATTTTCCTGTCTTTTCGCTCAGTAAAGATCATCTGAATAATAAAAAGAAATTAGTTGGATTGATTATCAGTCCACAAAGGCTTTTGAATATTCGCCGTTCCCGTTACAGCATAGGAAATTATGCTGACCCTCAAATTATTGAAAAAGAACTTAATGCCTTAAAAAGCTTATTTGAAAAAGAATCTATCCCCTTTGTAGACACGACTACACGTTCGGTAGAAGAGATCGCAGCAAGGATAATGGCAATCTTGCAAGAATAA
- a CDS encoding ankyrin repeat domain-containing protein — protein sequence MSSKLIYFLYFFTANFLFSSDFSYQNLIKMIKDNETEKIENLLNNKDINTEKIKGIFAKRDKSGNTPILYAASKNRLNLVDLFLKNEEKTGININEQNNNKDSLLHILCRSNACKIAKDNNNINLNNSQDNIFEISDSEDESFLDLLTGQKRKHNVLNLENLVNKILKHQHIISQKIENSQEETPYSLAISSHNEKLFEVLYNKKPDNEQKIDLLKKAVEESNLEAFNLLVNDEIIKKILEKDRSSKSELSKELIMLIIQNSNKEQKNNNNKKILKKIINEHGINFDTKLSFLETIKNYNNSKPVREIIYNSSFNDFKIIKNNSSIFIKSHQKYTENLKILLELSIILDKYKDSEVILNQFIKADSPKNNSRTKKLQNNKFNNFLHIFSLVIEKKEDKYKSIKKDIFNLLLLSINSFDNLINVVKNFKLNDELNDCLIKHLLDSDYLDETYKLFPYIKSIKFYKNLFKKIDEEKLIKLISKAYYDSISLFSFYNFVSDKVNVAVDDKIDSAEELTLFIYQVVAENIYMDNNYFKERIIKLIENKKSLFKSLISNITDQTHNLNGIYLERLKIFSDYYYQIINNQADHSLNTGNDRAAEEEIIEVNSSSLDSMDNILRDAARHDILDIQKRIIKLFKGKDKKEMIDLLNNSTNEKLNILDILIVRLESNLPNENNDINELKNYITDLIEMNVCPNICADTKTYKKLTKKCELFL from the coding sequence ATGTCATCTAAGCTCATTTATTTCTTATATTTTTTTACTGCCAATTTTCTTTTTTCTTCTGATTTTAGTTATCAGAATTTAATTAAAATGATTAAAGATAATGAAACAGAAAAAATAGAAAATCTTCTAAACAATAAAGATATTAACACTGAAAAAATAAAAGGTATCTTCGCTAAAAGAGATAAAAGTGGTAATACACCAATTCTTTATGCTGCTAGTAAAAACCGTTTAAATTTAGTTGATTTATTTTTAAAAAACGAAGAAAAAACAGGGATTAACATCAATGAACAAAATAATAATAAAGATAGTCTCTTACATATTTTATGCAGATCAAATGCTTGTAAAATAGCTAAAGACAACAATAATATTAACCTTAATAATTCTCAAGATAACATATTTGAAATTTCAGACTCAGAAGATGAAAGTTTTCTAGATTTACTAACAGGACAAAAAAGAAAACATAATGTACTTAACTTGGAAAACTTAGTTAATAAGATACTGAAGCATCAACATATAATATCACAAAAGATAGAAAACTCACAAGAAGAGACCCCTTATTCCTTGGCTATAAGCAGTCATAACGAAAAGTTGTTTGAAGTTTTATACAATAAAAAACCAGACAATGAACAGAAAATAGACTTACTCAAAAAAGCAGTAGAAGAAAGCAATTTAGAAGCGTTTAATTTACTAGTAAACGATGAAATTATTAAGAAAATACTTGAAAAAGATAGATCGTCTAAAAGCGAGTTAAGCAAAGAACTTATAATGTTAATAATACAAAACAGCAATAAAGAACAAAAAAACAATAACAACAAAAAAATACTTAAAAAAATCATTAACGAGCACGGTATTAATTTTGATACTAAGTTAAGTTTTTTGGAAACAATAAAAAATTATAATAACTCTAAGCCAGTAAGAGAAATTATTTACAATTCATCCTTTAATGATTTTAAAATAATTAAAAATAATTCCTCAATATTTATTAAAAGTCATCAAAAATACACTGAAAACTTAAAAATACTACTAGAGCTCTCTATAATTCTAGATAAATATAAAGATTCGGAAGTCATATTAAATCAATTTATTAAAGCAGACTCCCCTAAAAATAACAGTAGAACAAAAAAACTACAAAACAATAAATTCAACAATTTCTTGCATATCTTCAGCCTGGTAATAGAAAAAAAAGAAGACAAATACAAAAGCATTAAAAAAGATATTTTTAATCTGCTTTTATTAAGCATTAATAGTTTTGATAATTTAATTAACGTTGTTAAAAATTTCAAACTCAACGATGAACTAAATGATTGTTTGATTAAACACTTATTAGACAGCGACTATTTAGACGAAACCTACAAACTTTTTCCTTATATTAAATCCATAAAATTCTACAAAAACCTATTCAAAAAAATAGACGAAGAAAAATTAATTAAATTAATATCAAAAGCATATTATGATTCTATCTCATTGTTTTCTTTTTATAACTTCGTTTCCGATAAAGTTAATGTCGCTGTTGATGATAAAATTGATTCCGCAGAAGAACTTACTCTTTTTATCTATCAAGTGGTTGCCGAAAATATTTACATGGACAACAATTATTTTAAAGAAAGAATCATTAAACTTATTGAAAATAAAAAAAGTTTATTTAAATCACTTATTAGTAATATTACGGATCAAACTCACAATTTAAACGGCATTTATTTGGAGCGTCTTAAAATTTTTTCTGATTATTATTATCAGATTATAAACAATCAAGCAGATCACAGTTTAAATACAGGAAATGACAGAGCTGCTGAAGAAGAAATAATAGAGGTAAATAGTAGTTCGCTTGACTCCATGGATAATATTTTACGTGACGCTGCTCGACACGATATTTTGGATATACAAAAAAGGATTATAAAATTATTTAAAGGAAAAGATAAAAAAGAAATGATTGATTTATTAAACAACTCAACAAATGAAAAATTAAATATATTAGACATATTGATTGTGCGACTAGAATCTAATTTACCCAATGAAAACAATGATATTAATGAACTAAAAAATTACATAACAGATCTTATTGAAATGAACGTGTGTCCTAATATATGTGCCGATACCAAAACTTATAAAAAATTAACTAAAAAATGTGAATTGTTTCTATAG
- a CDS encoding ATP-grasp domain-containing protein yields MPKKIIIFTFFLSYLAFSENDLKVSYLDELKRSFENDLSESSSTSSTIRSSLSTCTSASSIDSSEIVEDKVVEPQYDYFDEDFIQMCRDNKSRYVLLASGFSESSLLKMNPRNRQKQKRSFPMTYLLADKINNMGGKSMIIYQTTARINEEYRKYLYYTSHRSELENMNENQIDERVLQFERKTFRFNVLSTKGRKKAGCDPHRYLYRGKNAYRRIKVPKILNRLERNRFENSTLVGFTGHFTGPTLEKHAQSLRLPYLLNPSSQGHQIKKSRSRQSFRDAGVRHPRGTYEPAFTLEDITRDIYNLLMEIDYPKLVLKLDESAGGYGNKVMKFEDFSKDMDEEYAKAMIRERFNNEEEFPPRFIDRIEEENGGAIVEEFIVGKDFTSPATVYMITGKNQVSMRYTYDQILGDGDDAQDFKGSLGPVPLLDDPSSNIELMSEKIAHHLSEIGVRGNVGTDFVIITNQYGERLAYAIENNVRNTGTSYPYNALKMLIGEGRLRGRFIKAFDDVKIPLVATKAFREKIQELFYRHLRTHPLSFNKDTARGCLVHHDTFSIGKIGVVCAADSSQEALDMFDKFTADAVEYIEALPELKAYENYSRIQKESEKTYQNNSEKDSTLLRSQSTISFEIHEDQGYVEELSEIDGEVEKRITFIY; encoded by the coding sequence ATGCCCAAGAAAATAATTATTTTTACTTTTTTTCTTTCATATTTGGCGTTTAGTGAAAATGATCTCAAAGTCAGCTATCTGGATGAGCTAAAAAGATCCTTTGAAAATGATCTTTCAGAAAGCTCATCTACTTCAAGCACAATAAGATCTTCACTATCAACGTGTACAAGCGCGAGCTCTATTGATTCGAGTGAAATCGTAGAAGATAAAGTGGTTGAGCCGCAGTACGATTATTTCGATGAAGACTTTATTCAGATGTGCAGAGATAACAAAAGTCGATATGTTTTATTAGCATCGGGTTTTTCTGAATCTTCATTGTTAAAAATGAATCCGCGAAATAGGCAAAAACAAAAAAGATCCTTTCCTATGACTTATCTGCTTGCAGACAAGATTAACAACATGGGTGGTAAATCGATGATTATCTATCAGACAACAGCCAGGATCAACGAGGAATATAGAAAGTACCTTTACTATACTTCGCATCGCAGCGAACTTGAGAATATGAATGAAAATCAGATCGATGAGCGGGTTTTACAGTTTGAAAGAAAAACTTTTCGTTTCAATGTCTTGAGCACCAAAGGTAGAAAAAAAGCAGGTTGCGATCCGCATCGCTATTTGTATAGAGGAAAGAATGCTTATCGTCGAATCAAGGTGCCAAAGATACTTAACAGGCTTGAGAGAAATAGATTTGAAAACTCAACTTTAGTTGGTTTCACAGGACATTTCACAGGACCGACTTTGGAAAAACATGCTCAATCGCTAAGGCTTCCTTATTTGCTCAATCCCAGTTCTCAAGGACATCAGATCAAAAAAAGTCGAAGCAGGCAAAGCTTTCGTGATGCAGGCGTGAGGCATCCACGAGGAACTTATGAGCCAGCTTTCACCTTAGAAGACATTACCCGCGATATCTATAATCTTTTGATGGAGATTGATTATCCCAAACTTGTACTCAAGCTTGATGAATCGGCAGGCGGCTATGGTAACAAGGTTATGAAGTTTGAAGATTTCAGCAAAGATATGGACGAAGAGTATGCCAAAGCCATGATTAGAGAACGATTCAACAATGAAGAAGAATTTCCTCCACGATTTATCGATAGAATTGAGGAAGAAAATGGCGGTGCTATTGTTGAGGAATTTATCGTTGGAAAAGATTTTACCTCGCCCGCTACCGTTTACATGATCACAGGAAAAAATCAGGTTTCAATGCGCTATACTTACGATCAAATTTTGGGTGATGGCGATGATGCTCAGGATTTTAAGGGATCATTAGGCCCTGTTCCTTTGCTTGACGATCCTTCAAGCAATATCGAATTGATGAGTGAGAAGATAGCCCATCATCTAAGCGAGATTGGTGTACGAGGAAATGTTGGTACCGATTTTGTTATCATTACTAATCAATATGGTGAGCGTCTTGCCTACGCTATAGAAAATAATGTGAGAAATACCGGGACGAGCTATCCTTACAACGCATTGAAAATGTTGATTGGTGAGGGGAGATTAAGGGGAAGATTTATCAAGGCCTTTGATGATGTGAAAATTCCTTTGGTAGCAACCAAAGCATTCCGTGAAAAAATTCAAGAACTTTTCTATAGACACTTACGTACTCATCCACTGTCATTTAACAAAGATACTGCAAGAGGATGCCTCGTTCATCATGATACTTTTAGTATTGGAAAAATCGGAGTGGTGTGTGCGGCAGATTCTTCTCAAGAGGCTCTAGATATGTTTGATAAATTTACTGCCGATGCAGTGGAATACATTGAAGCTCTGCCAGAACTAAAAGCTTACGAAAATTACTCTAGAATTCAAAAAGAGAGTGAAAAAACATACCAAAACAATTCTGAAAAAGATTCCACACTGTTGCGCTCCCAAAGTACGATTAGTTTTGAGATCCACGAAGATCAAGGCTATGTAGAAGAGCTATCTGAAATCGATGGAGAGGTGGAAAAAAGAATTACATTTATTTATTAG
- the radA gene encoding DNA repair protein RadA, producing MKKKSHNIAFLCQECGHSEKKWHGRCPACQSWNTMVEEKLSQDSGFVSQNIDHPQAITEIQGVERNRRAIGIEELDRVLGGGIVLGGVTLIGGEPGSGKSTLLQMASSKLAQQGLKVLYISGEESKEQIRLSAERLNALSEKLFLLSETEIGRALHIAQDFRPDFLVVDSVQTLMSSELDSAAGSVAQIREITAKVVRYAKSNNIATFLVGHVTKDGAIAGPRLLEHMVDTVLYFEQSRSDQYRLLRAHKNRFGSTNEIGLFEMGASGLKGIENPSAYFLAERPKDKPGSSVFCAMEGTRPLLVEIQALAVETMFGSPRRTCVGIDSNRCSVIAAVLEKHAGLMLSRMDLFVSVAGGIDIKEPALDLALALAIVSSIKNIALPYDLVCCGELGLSGEIRSVFRINERLKEAARLGFNKGLLPHVSVKHLSDNFGLRLKGPATIEEAIELLLN from the coding sequence ATGAAAAAAAAATCTCATAACATCGCATTTTTGTGCCAAGAGTGCGGCCACAGCGAAAAAAAATGGCACGGTCGTTGCCCTGCCTGCCAAAGCTGGAACACCATGGTGGAAGAAAAACTAAGCCAAGACTCAGGTTTTGTTTCACAAAATATAGATCATCCACAAGCCATAACAGAAATTCAAGGTGTAGAGCGAAACCGTAGAGCTATTGGTATTGAAGAGCTTGATAGAGTTTTGGGGGGCGGCATCGTTTTGGGTGGAGTGACACTTATCGGAGGTGAGCCCGGCTCAGGAAAAAGTACACTTTTGCAGATGGCTTCTTCCAAATTAGCGCAGCAGGGACTCAAGGTTTTGTATATTTCTGGCGAGGAGTCCAAAGAGCAAATTCGTCTGAGTGCTGAGCGGCTCAATGCTTTGAGCGAAAAATTATTTCTTTTGTCAGAAACAGAAATTGGTAGAGCTCTTCATATTGCTCAAGATTTTCGCCCAGATTTTTTGGTAGTAGATTCAGTGCAAACACTGATGAGCTCGGAGCTTGATTCGGCTGCAGGAAGTGTTGCGCAAATTCGTGAAATTACCGCTAAGGTTGTGCGTTATGCCAAATCAAATAATATTGCCACTTTTTTAGTGGGCCATGTCACCAAAGATGGAGCGATTGCTGGGCCACGATTGCTTGAGCACATGGTAGATACAGTTCTTTACTTTGAACAATCTCGCAGTGATCAATATCGCTTGTTGCGCGCACACAAAAATCGTTTTGGTTCAACCAATGAGATTGGTTTGTTTGAAATGGGAGCTTCAGGCTTGAAAGGTATTGAAAATCCTTCGGCATATTTTTTGGCTGAGAGGCCTAAAGATAAACCGGGGAGCTCGGTATTTTGTGCAATGGAAGGAACACGGCCTTTGTTGGTTGAAATTCAGGCATTGGCGGTTGAGACTATGTTTGGATCTCCAAGGAGAACCTGCGTAGGTATTGATTCAAATCGCTGTTCTGTTATCGCTGCGGTCTTGGAAAAACATGCAGGCTTGATGCTTTCGCGCATGGATTTATTTGTGAGTGTAGCCGGAGGAATTGATATCAAAGAGCCTGCTTTAGATCTTGCTTTGGCCTTAGCGATTGTATCCAGTATAAAAAATATTGCTCTTCCTTATGATTTGGTTTGTTGTGGGGAGCTTGGTCTTTCTGGTGAAATTCGTAGTGTATTTCGCATTAACGAACGTCTAAAAGAGGCAGCGCGTCTCGGTTTTAATAAGGGCTTACTGCCGCATGTTTCGGTTAAACATTTATCAGATAATTTTGGTCTTCGTCTCAAAGGACCAGCAACGATCGAGGAAGCAATAGAATTGCTTTTGAATTGA
- a CDS encoding RlmE family RNA methyltransferase, with the protein MGNFTTRDFYFDKAKAGGFKARSVFKLEEIDKSLKLIKTNSVALDLGCAPGSWLQYLAKKIGPHGAALGIDLTEVKEKFHNNIKTIQGDCFDLSLEKIAELMSDLQNQFNGLDIVLSDMAPKTCGIKHVDQIRSLNLAEKAFEIAKKLLKPGGHVVIKVFDGGEVSQLVGQMKKEFKIVRHMRPKSVRSVSKEFYVVGYNKK; encoded by the coding sequence ATGGGCAATTTTACTACCAGAGATTTTTATTTTGACAAAGCGAAAGCTGGCGGCTTTAAGGCTCGCTCTGTTTTTAAACTTGAAGAAATTGATAAAAGCCTCAAACTCATCAAGACGAATTCAGTGGCACTTGACCTAGGGTGTGCACCAGGCTCTTGGCTGCAATATCTTGCGAAAAAAATTGGTCCTCATGGTGCAGCTCTCGGCATTGACTTAACTGAGGTCAAGGAAAAATTTCATAACAATATCAAAACCATTCAGGGTGATTGTTTTGACTTAAGTTTAGAAAAAATTGCTGAGTTGATGAGCGACCTGCAAAATCAATTTAATGGCCTTGATATCGTCCTAAGCGATATGGCTCCTAAAACCTGCGGCATTAAACATGTCGATCAAATCCGCAGCCTCAACTTAGCCGAAAAAGCTTTTGAAATTGCCAAAAAATTACTAAAGCCAGGCGGCCATGTGGTAATCAAAGTTTTTGATGGAGGAGAAGTTTCTCAATTAGTTGGCCAAATGAAAAAAGAATTCAAAATAGTTCGGCACATGCGCCCTAAGAGCGTTCGCTCTGTGAGCAAGGAATTTTATGTGGTGGGCTATAATAAAAAGTAG
- the modA gene encoding molybdate ABC transporter substrate-binding protein — MWWAIIKSSALLLFLLCSCTRQPESRPPILYLASSLLPLKSAIETNLKKNVSMKFLNSSAIAQQIEQGFPCDVVIVADNKWQNFLIERNLVDSHSKIFARNNLILAKNNSQTIFLTLEKLISKHEKIIVADPDYVPLGSYTKSALVTLGLFKQLEKNFIKAHSAQVARLLLKEGAANFAFLYASDVDNKNIFQATFIDAKLHPPIIYPLLQCKKSQKNHAHLLNSFLMSDEMQKILKNNGFGAAREQ; from the coding sequence ATGTGGTGGGCTATAATAAAAAGTAGTGCTCTTTTACTTTTTTTGCTGTGTTCTTGCACGCGTCAGCCTGAATCTCGGCCACCGATTTTATATTTGGCATCAAGCCTATTGCCTCTTAAATCAGCTATCGAAACCAATCTTAAAAAAAATGTTTCCATGAAATTTTTGAACTCATCTGCCATTGCTCAACAGATCGAACAAGGATTTCCATGCGATGTTGTGATAGTTGCCGACAATAAATGGCAAAATTTTCTGATTGAAAGGAATCTTGTCGATAGTCACTCAAAAATTTTTGCCCGCAATAATTTAATTTTGGCAAAAAATAATTCTCAAACAATTTTTCTAACTTTGGAAAAATTAATTTCAAAACACGAAAAAATTATTGTAGCTGATCCAGATTATGTCCCTTTAGGGAGTTATACCAAGTCAGCTTTGGTGACTTTAGGATTATTTAAGCAACTCGAAAAAAACTTCATCAAAGCTCACAGTGCACAAGTAGCGCGCCTTTTACTTAAAGAGGGCGCTGCCAACTTTGCGTTTTTATACGCATCTGATGTTGATAACAAAAATATTTTTCAAGCCACTTTTATCGATGCCAAACTTCACCCACCCATTATCTATCCATTGCTGCAATGCAAAAAATCACAAAAAAATCACGCCCACCTGCTCAATTCATTTTTAATGTCTGATGAAATGCAAAAAATTTTAAAAAACAACGGATTTGGAGCGGCTCGTGAGCAGTGA
- a CDS encoding ABC transporter permease subunit: protein MSSELLLILWVSLKVACLSSIIVMTISLCLALLFDRKHNRWLKLLEMLIYIPMAMPPVALGYGLLLLVGPKSHLGAWLYKLNIEIAFNFWGAVLAASMASLGIGVRTMRTAFSHLDPHFSEIACLHGAHSWQIFRHIQLPLLSPSLAAGFLLVFIRSLGEFGATIFLAGNTLGETRTLALAIWTNMQIPGQEQNTNILVFLSITVCFSALFLSELLIKKSDRNF from the coding sequence GTGAGCAGTGAACTCTTACTCATCCTATGGGTTTCACTTAAAGTCGCTTGTTTGAGCAGCATTATCGTCATGACAATTTCTTTATGCCTAGCTTTACTTTTTGATCGCAAGCACAACAGGTGGCTTAAATTATTAGAAATGCTGATTTATATCCCTATGGCCATGCCGCCGGTGGCACTTGGCTATGGACTTTTACTTTTGGTAGGCCCTAAATCTCATTTAGGTGCATGGCTTTATAAACTTAATATTGAAATCGCATTTAATTTTTGGGGTGCGGTGCTCGCCGCATCGATGGCTTCTTTGGGAATTGGGGTGCGAACAATGCGCACCGCTTTTTCACACTTGGATCCGCACTTTAGCGAAATAGCCTGCCTGCATGGAGCTCATTCATGGCAAATTTTTCGCCACATCCAATTGCCACTCCTAAGCCCGTCCTTAGCCGCAGGATTTTTGTTGGTTTTCATTCGATCTTTGGGTGAATTTGGTGCCACTATTTTTTTGGCAGGCAATACCTTAGGAGAAACGCGAACTTTAGCTCTTGCCATTTGGACTAACATGCAAATCCCTGGGCAAGAACAAAACACCAATATTTTGGTTTTCCTATCAATAACTGTTTGTTTTTCAGCTCTATTTTTATCTGAATTGCTCATAAAAAAATCAGACCGAAATTTTTAG